The genomic window CGGGCAGCCCTCCGGCGGCTCGACGACCACCCCGTCGATGGCCCCTCCCGCGCTCGACGCGGCGACGAAGGCCCGCGACGCGCTGCTCAAGAAGATCGCCGGGGCCGTGAAGGCGGCGCCGGAGGAGCTCACGCTCAAGGACGGCCAGCTCTTCGTCCGGGGCGAGCCCCAGATGGGCTGGAAGGACGCCTGCCGCAAGCTCGGCGGGGCCTCGATCTCCGAGACCGGGAGCGCCGCGGAGGGCCTGGCCAGCACGGGCGTCGCCGGCTGCCAGTTCGCCGAGGTCGCGGTCGACATCGAGACCGGCGTCGTCCGCGTCAAGAAGATCGTCGCCGTCCAGGACTCCGGCCTGATCCTCGACCGCCTGACCTGGGACAGCCAGGTCTACGGCGGCGTCATCATGGGCCTGAACTACGGGCTCTTCGAGGAGCGGATCATGGACCCGGCGACGGGCGTCATGCTCAACCCGGACATGGAGATGTACAAGCTCGCGGGCGCCTCCGACATCCCCGAGATCGTCATCCACGCCTACGACCCCGACGACCAGAAGGCCCGCGGCGTGATCGGCATCGGCGAGCCGCCGACGATCGCGACCGCCGCCGCCATCGCCAACGCGGTCACCAACGCCATCGGCGTGCGGGTCCCGGAATGGCCGATGTCCCCCCGGAACGTCCTCAACGCCCTGGCCACGGCATCCAAAGAAGGGAAGGCGTGATTCATGAATGCCTTTGATTATGCCGCCCCCACCCGGATCGAGGACGCGGTCAAGCTCCTGGGCGAGCCCGAATCCGCGGCCCTCTCCGGCGGGACGGACCTCCTCGGCCGCCTGAAGGACGAGGTCTCGGCGCCGAAGCGGGTCGTCTACCTCAAGGACATCAAGCCGCTCGCCGGGATCTCCGGCGACGCCTCCTCCGGCCTGACCCTCGGGGCCGGGACGCCCCTGGCGCAGGTGCTCGAGAGCAAGGCCGTGAAGGAGGGATACCCGGCCCTCTGGCAGTCCACCCTGGAGGTGGGCACGCCGCAGATCCGCAACATGGCGACCGTCGGCGGCAACCTGCTCCAGCGGCCCCGCTGCTGGTACTTCCACGCCGGCAACGGGCTGCTCGGGATGAAGGACGGGAAGAGCCTCGTCCGCGAGGGGGACAACCGCTACCACGCGATCTTCATGACCTCCGGCGACGCCCTGTTCGTCAACCCGTCCAGCCTGGCCGTGCCGCTGATCGCCCTCGAGGCGAAGGCGGTCGTCGCCGGCCCGAAGGGCGAGCGCACGGTGCCGGTGGAGGAACTCTACCAGGTGCCGAAGTCCGACAAGGACAGCGAGCTGACCGTCGGGCCGGGCGAGCTGCTGACGAAGATCATGATCCCGCCGGCCCGGGGCAAGAACGCCTCGTACGAGGTCCGGCAGAAGCAGGCCCACGACTGGCCGCTCGTCATGGCGTCGGTCAACCTCCGGATGGACGGCGACAACGTCGCCAGCTCGCGGGTCGTCCTCTACGGCGTCGCCCCGGTCCCCTACCGTTGCGAGGCGGCCGAGGCCGCCATCGCCGGGAAGGCCGTCACCACCGAGACCGCGAGCGCGGCCGGCGAGGCCGCCACCACCGGCGCCGCCCCGCTGTCGATGAACGGCTACAAGGTCGCCCTGACGAAGACCTCCGTGAAGCGGGCGTTGCTCGCGGCGATCGGCAAGCCCTACTGGGAGTTCTGAGGCCATGTCCGAGCCCGAGCGGAGCGACCGGATCGAATCCCCCGCGCCCCGGTGCCGCCACCTGCGCAGCCCGGGGCTGTACGTCTTCACCGACGGCCGCCCCCGCGAGCGCCCGGACGACGCCAACAACACCATCTACTGGTGCGTCAAGACCCTGAAGGGCTACGGCCCCGACGACGAGAACGTCGCCTGGGACGACTGCTCCGACCCGGCCCGCTCCTGTTACGAACCGTTCTGAACGGGCGGCAAAGGCCGGCCACCTGCGACGCCCCGGCGAGGAGCCCAGCTCCCGACGGGGCGTCCTTCCTTTCGAAGGCCGACTCCGGGCGGCCGCCCGTACCGAACCTCAGCCCGGCAGGCGCCGACCGGCCCGCCTTTCTTCCGAAGACGTGTTGAAGACGCGGCCTCAAGGGCGAGCCCGGTCCGGGGCTCCTCGTCACCCGAGCGTCTCATCATCGGGGGCCCCCCCCGGAAGGAGGCCGTGCTCACGCCGGTAGGACTTCGGGGGCGAGGCCCCGAACCGCGAGGCGTGACGGGGTACGAGCTCTCCTCGCCTGCTACGGGTGGCCGCGGCAGAGCCGCAGGCGATGCCGCGGGACCGCCCCGGCCGGCGGGCAGAGCCCGCGCCGCTCGCGCCGGCGGCGGCGATCCCGTGGCGTCGCTGCGCTTCCGCCACAGCCACCCGGGAGAGGATCGCCGGGCGCTACTCCGGGTGGATGTGGCAGGGCCGCGGGCGATGCCGCGGGACCGCCCCGGCCCGAGTGCCATTGTCCCCGACGTCGCGCCGACTCGAGGCCACGGCGTCGCGGGAGGGCCCGCACGGCGAGCCTCGACCGGATTTGCTCCGCGTCCTCACTCCCCC from Aquisphaera giovannonii includes these protein-coding regions:
- a CDS encoding FAD binding domain-containing protein; translation: MNAFDYAAPTRIEDAVKLLGEPESAALSGGTDLLGRLKDEVSAPKRVVYLKDIKPLAGISGDASSGLTLGAGTPLAQVLESKAVKEGYPALWQSTLEVGTPQIRNMATVGGNLLQRPRCWYFHAGNGLLGMKDGKSLVREGDNRYHAIFMTSGDALFVNPSSLAVPLIALEAKAVVAGPKGERTVPVEELYQVPKSDKDSELTVGPGELLTKIMIPPARGKNASYEVRQKQAHDWPLVMASVNLRMDGDNVASSRVVLYGVAPVPYRCEAAEAAIAGKAVTTETASAAGEAATTGAAPLSMNGYKVALTKTSVKRALLAAIGKPYWEF